One window of Saprospiraceae bacterium genomic DNA carries:
- a CDS encoding CotH kinase family protein produces the protein MKIHNILILSVICLEIKSQKMPSEMAFSPDSKRLISGNQAVEGLYNPSKIRRIDLKFDQPDYWALMTANYQSKTDISATLIMEGDTFANVGVRFKGQTSYQRVTGQKKSFNITMDFLDPTQDLKGYETLNFNNSFEDNSFMREVFYENITRPFSSSLKANYIHLYINNQDWGIYPNVQALDGNYVKEWFLSNDGSRWRCERTNGGGPGGGGFGAGTSTLNYLGDDTTAYKPNYTLKHTTVENPWSDLARVTKVLNTVPLAQLEDSLKKVLDIDRALWFVAKEIMFGDDDSYVNKGGMDYFAIYQKDVERLIPLEYDANSVMSGQTANWSIFLKEADTKFPLCNRLFAVPSLRQRYLAHFKTMFKECLDSTNFVTQLNKQYSLIDSLVAADPKKLMTYQAFQSEKNNLINWMRNRRNTIQANSEFKQIGCTIEEVNASSNGIPNQNPDETQTVQINAKISNKINGVKRVNLYYAPGFDGYFNVSQMFDDGLHNDGTAGDGTYGGTIPPFSNGVFVRYYIEAIANNVQGTSTYMPEGAEHDVYIYQVNLIQSSSNQIVLNEIMASNTKTVTDQDGEYDDWIELFNKSNDTVDISNWILTDNSTNLDKYRFPAGTKILPQSYLIIWADEDGKQTGMHANFKLSASGEALYLLDSNATQVDKIVYYEQIQDLSYARSPNATGNFVIQEATFNKSNDLVSETNKLSLTALKLYPNPASQFLIVETTTSGIHPLKLYTSFGVLIQELKLDHSLKIDLKEVPGGVYFLKSGATIQKFIKRD, from the coding sequence ATGAAGATTCATAACATTTTGATTTTAAGTGTGATTTGTTTAGAAATCAAATCACAAAAAATGCCATCTGAAATGGCTTTTAGTCCGGATTCAAAAAGACTCATTTCAGGAAATCAAGCCGTTGAAGGATTGTACAATCCAAGCAAAATAAGACGCATCGATTTAAAATTTGATCAACCAGATTACTGGGCTTTAATGACTGCCAATTACCAGTCGAAAACGGATATTTCTGCAACCCTCATTATGGAAGGGGATACGTTTGCTAATGTAGGCGTTCGATTTAAAGGTCAAACTTCGTATCAACGAGTGACTGGTCAAAAAAAATCATTTAATATCACTATGGATTTTCTTGATCCTACTCAAGATTTAAAAGGATATGAAACTTTAAATTTCAATAATTCATTTGAAGATAATAGTTTTATGCGTGAAGTCTTTTATGAAAACATTACACGCCCGTTTTCAAGTTCACTCAAAGCAAATTACATCCATCTGTATATCAATAATCAGGATTGGGGTATTTATCCAAATGTACAAGCGTTGGATGGTAACTATGTTAAAGAATGGTTCTTAAGTAATGATGGTTCGCGTTGGAGATGTGAACGCACAAATGGCGGAGGCCCTGGAGGAGGAGGCTTTGGTGCTGGAACTTCCACACTCAATTATTTGGGTGATGATACCACTGCTTATAAACCAAACTACACCTTGAAACATACTACCGTAGAAAATCCTTGGTCAGATTTAGCACGAGTAACTAAAGTATTGAATACAGTACCCTTGGCTCAATTGGAAGATAGCTTAAAAAAAGTATTAGATATAGACAGGGCCCTCTGGTTTGTTGCAAAGGAAATTATGTTTGGTGATGATGATAGCTATGTAAACAAAGGAGGCATGGATTATTTTGCAATATATCAAAAAGATGTCGAACGATTGATTCCTTTAGAATACGATGCAAACTCTGTGATGTCTGGTCAAACAGCAAACTGGTCCATCTTTCTTAAGGAAGCAGATACCAAATTTCCATTGTGCAACAGATTGTTTGCAGTACCTTCTTTAAGACAACGATACCTGGCTCATTTTAAAACCATGTTTAAAGAATGTTTGGATTCAACAAATTTTGTCACACAATTAAACAAACAATATAGTCTTATAGATAGTTTGGTCGCAGCAGATCCAAAAAAACTCATGACCTATCAAGCATTTCAGTCAGAGAAAAACAACTTAATCAACTGGATGCGCAATAGGAGAAATACGATACAAGCTAACTCAGAATTTAAACAAATAGGGTGCACCATCGAAGAGGTTAACGCTTCGTCAAATGGTATTCCCAATCAAAATCCAGACGAAACACAAACAGTTCAAATCAATGCCAAAATAAGTAATAAAATAAATGGCGTAAAACGAGTCAATCTGTACTATGCACCCGGTTTTGATGGTTATTTTAATGTCAGTCAAATGTTTGATGATGGATTACATAATGATGGTACCGCAGGGGATGGAACTTATGGTGGCACAATACCTCCTTTTTCCAATGGAGTCTTTGTCCGTTATTATATAGAAGCCATTGCAAACAATGTACAAGGAACAAGTACTTATATGCCAGAAGGTGCTGAACATGATGTTTATATTTATCAGGTAAATCTTATCCAATCCAGTTCAAACCAAATCGTACTGAATGAAATCATGGCTTCTAATACGAAAACAGTTACCGATCAAGATGGCGAATATGACGATTGGATTGAATTATTTAATAAATCAAATGATACAGTCGATATTAGTAATTGGATATTAACAGACAATTCAACAAATCTTGATAAGTATCGATTTCCAGCCGGTACCAAAATTCTCCCGCAATCCTATTTAATCATTTGGGCTGATGAAGACGGCAAACAAACCGGTATGCATGCTAATTTTAAACTTTCTGCATCTGGTGAAGCGCTTTATCTCCTTGATTCAAATGCAACACAAGTTGATAAAATAGTCTATTATGAACAAATTCAAGACCTAAGTTATGCCCGAAGTCCCAATGCTACCGGTAATTTTGTAATTCAAGAAGCTACATTTAATAAAAGCAACGACCTGGTGTCCGAAACCAATAAATTGTCCCTAACTGCATTAAAATTATATCCAAATCCAGCTTCACAGTTTTTAATCGTCGAGACAACAACATCTGGAATTCATCCACTAAAATTATATACAAGTTTTGGTGTTTTAATTCAAGAGCTTAAATTGGATCATTCTTTAAAAATAGATCTGAAAGAAGTTCCTGGCGGTGTATATTTTTTAAAGTCAGGCGCTACAATTCAAAAATTCATTAAAAGAGACTAA
- a CDS encoding HlyD family efflux transporter periplasmic adaptor subunit translates to MQRFNYIYLIALAGILLLLPLIKNKLQTNNEFFGIAENQIRNINLDYPIEVIKIYKTLGESVRLGDTLMIYSRLDQERQKQNLEYEKLELEKRNQVNLEINRNDLSLLQNKLHATYETYQTKRLELEHEKELQLKLLQSVSSEIGLQEFHKKYQLLKEALNQKEKTENAETNLRIKNLINEMKVSESANLVRISKIQNEIFILDRMKLNAVLLAPESGIIGQLEFNVGDKIQSYTSILKIYGTHPYIVTSYIGDKQLTTLAEGDSLIISSLSNPEYKLPGKVSNLGTRVSPLPERLKKIPELRAWGREIQIKIPADNIFMQGEKVKIQLLK, encoded by the coding sequence TTGCAACGATTCAACTACATATATTTAATTGCCTTAGCAGGCATCCTGTTGCTTTTGCCGTTAATAAAAAATAAACTGCAAACGAACAATGAATTTTTTGGCATTGCCGAAAATCAAATTCGAAATATAAATTTGGATTATCCGATTGAAGTAATTAAAATCTACAAAACCTTAGGAGAATCCGTAAGACTTGGGGATACGCTTATGATATACAGTCGATTGGACCAGGAACGCCAAAAGCAGAATCTCGAGTATGAAAAACTAGAATTAGAAAAGAGAAATCAGGTAAATCTTGAAATCAATCGTAACGATTTAAGTTTATTGCAAAATAAATTGCATGCAACCTATGAAACGTATCAGACAAAACGATTAGAATTGGAACATGAAAAAGAACTTCAATTAAAGCTATTACAAAGTGTAAGTTCTGAAATAGGCCTGCAAGAATTTCACAAGAAGTATCAATTATTAAAAGAAGCATTAAATCAAAAAGAAAAAACCGAAAACGCTGAGACAAACCTCCGGATAAAAAATTTAATTAATGAAATGAAGGTAAGCGAATCCGCCAATTTAGTAAGAATATCTAAAATACAAAATGAGATATTTATATTAGATAGAATGAAATTGAATGCGGTATTGCTTGCTCCAGAATCTGGAATTATCGGACAATTGGAGTTTAATGTTGGAGACAAAATTCAGTCTTACACCAGTATTTTAAAAATCTACGGCACACATCCTTATATCGTTACCAGTTATATTGGCGACAAGCAATTGACAACCCTTGCAGAAGGTGATTCACTTATAATCAGTTCGCTTAGCAATCCAGAATATAAGTTGCCAGGCAAAGTTTCAAATTTAGGAACAAGGGTAAGTCCATTGCCGGAGCGCTTAAAAAAGATTCCGGAATTACGAGCCTGGGGCAGAGAAATACAAATTAAAATACCAGCTGATAATATTTTTATGCAAGGTGAAAAAGTCAAAATACAACTATTAAAATAG